Proteins from a genomic interval of Hydrogenophaga sp. PAMC20947:
- a CDS encoding ATP-binding cassette domain-containing protein: MHDPLFECRNLVKRYGDQTVVNDLSFAIAPGECLGVIGPNGAGKTTTIRMCLGLTAPDAGTIQAFGHQMPDDALLIKQHMGVVSQMDTLDPDFTCAENLLVYGRYFGLSAQTIRPRIPQLLEFAALAHKAHARPDELSGGMKRRLSLARALVNNPQLLLLDEPTTGLDPQARHLMWERLQALLQQGKSILLTTHFMDEAERLCSRLLVLDHGKKIAEGRPRELIAQHLEPDVVEVYGQGALALAHHDEHAALRDLAARVEVSGETVFFYTEQAAPLIFALGAHTHLRTLHRPANLEDLFLKLTGRKIREDG; this comes from the coding sequence ATGCACGATCCCCTCTTCGAATGCCGGAATCTGGTCAAACGCTACGGCGATCAGACCGTGGTCAACGACCTGTCATTTGCGATCGCTCCCGGCGAATGCCTGGGCGTGATCGGCCCCAACGGGGCTGGAAAAACCACCACCATCCGCATGTGCCTGGGCCTGACAGCGCCCGACGCCGGCACCATCCAGGCCTTCGGGCACCAGATGCCCGACGATGCGCTGCTCATCAAACAGCACATGGGCGTGGTGAGCCAGATGGACACGCTGGACCCCGACTTCACCTGCGCCGAAAACCTGCTCGTTTACGGGCGCTACTTTGGTCTGAGCGCCCAGACGATTCGGCCGCGCATCCCCCAACTGCTCGAATTTGCGGCCCTTGCCCACAAGGCCCATGCTCGCCCGGACGAGTTGTCGGGCGGCATGAAGCGCCGGCTCTCGCTGGCCCGCGCCTTGGTCAACAACCCCCAACTGCTCCTGCTCGACGAGCCCACCACCGGGCTCGACCCCCAAGCCCGCCACCTGATGTGGGAACGTTTGCAAGCTTTGTTGCAACAAGGCAAAAGCATCCTGCTCACCACCCACTTCATGGACGAAGCCGAGCGGCTGTGCTCGCGCCTGCTGGTGCTCGATCATGGCAAGAAAATTGCAGAAGGGCGGCCGCGCGAGCTGATCGCGCAACACCTGGAGCCCGATGTGGTCGAGGTCTATGGCCAGGGCGCACTTGCCTTGGCCCACCACGACGAGCACGCCGCCCTGCGCGATCTGGCCGCTCGGGTTGAAGTGAGCGGTGAGACCGTGTTTTTCTACACCGAACAGGCCGCGCCCCTGATCTTCGCGCTCGGCGCCCACACCCACCTTCGCACACTCCACCGGCCGGCCAACCTGGAAGACCTTTTCTTGAAATTGACAGGGCGGAAAATTCGGGAGGATGGGTAG
- the asd gene encoding archaetidylserine decarboxylase (Phosphatidylserine decarboxylase is synthesized as a single chain precursor. Generation of the pyruvoyl active site from a Ser is coupled to cleavage of a Gly-Ser bond between the larger (beta) and smaller (alpha chains). It is an integral membrane protein.), whose translation MSLSLAVALQYVLPKQALTAFAGWCAGSRATWWTHNVIPWFIRRYGVNMSEAAHPDPRSYETFNLFFTRALKPGVRPLADAAYVSPVDGAISQVGAIKGDQIFQAKGHSYSTQALVGGDAGLAAQFEDGDFATIYLSPKDYHRIHMPSDARLRRMIYVPGELFSVNPATAQGVPGLFARNERVVCVFDVPHGADGGVRTFVQVLVGATIVGSMSTAWHGVVNPPRSSHVREWTYDDDEPKILAQGDEMGRFLLGSTVVLLWPKGTIALQPDWQAGRAVRMGEAMGTAV comes from the coding sequence GTGTCTTTGTCGCTCGCCGTTGCCCTTCAGTATGTGTTGCCCAAGCAGGCGTTGACGGCCTTTGCCGGCTGGTGCGCCGGATCGCGCGCGACCTGGTGGACGCACAACGTCATCCCCTGGTTCATCCGCCGCTACGGCGTCAACATGAGCGAGGCCGCCCATCCGGATCCGCGCAGCTACGAGACCTTCAACCTGTTTTTCACCCGCGCGCTCAAGCCGGGTGTGCGCCCTCTGGCGGACGCCGCCTATGTGAGTCCAGTGGATGGCGCCATCAGCCAGGTGGGGGCGATCAAGGGCGACCAGATCTTCCAGGCCAAGGGCCACAGCTACAGCACTCAGGCCCTCGTGGGCGGCGACGCCGGGCTGGCAGCGCAGTTTGAGGATGGGGACTTCGCCACCATTTACCTCAGCCCCAAGGACTACCACCGCATCCACATGCCCAGCGATGCGCGCCTGCGCCGCATGATTTATGTGCCGGGCGAGCTTTTTTCCGTGAACCCGGCCACGGCGCAAGGGGTTCCCGGGCTGTTTGCGCGCAACGAGCGGGTCGTGTGTGTGTTTGACGTGCCGCACGGCGCTGACGGTGGTGTGCGAACATTTGTTCAAGTGCTGGTGGGTGCGACCATTGTGGGCAGCATGTCGACTGCCTGGCACGGTGTGGTCAACCCCCCCCGCTCCAGCCACGTGCGGGAGTGGACCTACGATGACGACGAGCCGAAGATCCTGGCGCAAGGCGACGAAATGGGGCGCTTCCTGCTGGGCTCCACCGTGGTGCTGCTCTGGCCCAAAGGCACCATCGCCCTCCAGCCCGATTGGCAAGCCGGGCGTGCCGTGCGCATGGGCGAGGCCATGGGCACAGCCGTCTGA
- a CDS encoding SAM-dependent methyltransferase yields the protein MKPQKTLQEQLPELRPGQSVELLKELHILTRDGKLNQDTRRKLKQVYHLVQFIEPLLAEVLKSKRDVTLADHGAGKSYLGFILYDLFFKDKPVGWVTGVETRAELVERSQALATRLGFDRMRFLATTVQAALTHPDLPASIDVVTALHACDTATDDAIAFGLAKQARHMVLVPCCQAEVAAVMKRSKALNLARTPLAELWRHPLHTREFGSQITNVLRCLQLEAHGYSVTVTELVGWEHSMKNELILASRTGGSGQGAQQRHAAERLHQVLDEVGLQDLRARFEVPEPA from the coding sequence GTGAAACCCCAGAAAACCCTGCAAGAGCAACTGCCTGAGTTGCGACCCGGCCAGTCCGTTGAGCTGCTCAAAGAGCTGCACATCCTCACGCGCGACGGCAAACTGAACCAGGACACACGGCGCAAGCTCAAGCAGGTGTACCACCTGGTGCAGTTCATCGAGCCTTTGCTGGCGGAGGTATTGAAGTCCAAACGGGACGTCACGCTGGCCGACCATGGCGCCGGCAAGTCCTACCTGGGCTTCATCCTCTACGACCTGTTCTTCAAGGACAAACCGGTGGGCTGGGTCACGGGTGTGGAAACCCGGGCCGAGCTGGTCGAGCGCTCACAGGCCCTCGCAACACGCCTGGGCTTTGACCGCATGCGCTTTCTGGCGACGACGGTGCAAGCGGCGTTGACCCACCCCGACTTGCCTGCCTCAATCGATGTGGTCACGGCCTTGCACGCCTGCGACACAGCCACGGACGACGCCATCGCTTTTGGCCTGGCCAAACAGGCCCGGCACATGGTGCTGGTGCCTTGTTGCCAGGCGGAAGTGGCGGCGGTGATGAAGCGCAGCAAAGCCCTGAATCTGGCCCGAACGCCCTTGGCCGAACTGTGGCGCCACCCGTTGCACACCCGCGAATTTGGCAGCCAGATCACCAACGTGTTGCGCTGCCTGCAGCTGGAAGCCCACGGCTACAGCGTGACTGTCACCGAGCTGGTGGGGTGGGAGCATTCCATGAAAAATGAGCTGATTCTCGCCAGCCGAACTGGCGGCTCAGGGCAGGGCGCACAACAGCGGCACGCGGCAGAGCGCCTGCACCAAGTGCTCGACGAAGTGGGTCTGCAGGATTTGCGTGCCCGCTTTGAGGTGCCCGAACCGGCCTGA
- a CDS encoding ABC transporter permease, whose protein sequence is MLITPAPSHWSPPRLSARWWPVFLRNLLVWRKLAMPSLVGNIVEPLMWLVAFGYGMGALVGEVNMETPQGAVAVPYILFLASGSICMSAMNAASFEALFSAFSRMHVQKTWEGIMNAPVRLDDVVLGEMLWAAFKALFSVVAILLVMLALGISHSPKLLLAIPVLMCAGITFSCIALVFNAVAKGYDFFTYYFTLFLTPMMFLSGVFFPREQLPEVVRRVSDWLPLTSAVELVRPLFMDQWPEQAGLHMLVLVVYAVGGFWIALALTRKRFAG, encoded by the coding sequence ATGTTGATCACCCCCGCACCCTCTCACTGGTCCCCTCCCCGCCTCTCAGCCCGCTGGTGGCCGGTGTTTCTGCGCAATCTGCTGGTGTGGCGAAAGCTGGCCATGCCCAGCCTGGTGGGCAACATCGTCGAACCGTTGATGTGGCTGGTGGCGTTCGGCTATGGCATGGGCGCACTGGTGGGCGAGGTGAACATGGAAACGCCCCAAGGCGCGGTGGCCGTGCCCTACATCCTGTTTCTGGCCAGTGGCAGCATTTGCATGAGCGCCATGAACGCCGCGAGTTTTGAGGCCTTGTTCTCTGCGTTCTCACGCATGCACGTGCAGAAAACCTGGGAAGGCATCATGAACGCGCCTGTTCGCCTGGACGACGTGGTGTTGGGCGAAATGCTGTGGGCCGCGTTCAAAGCGCTGTTTTCAGTGGTCGCTATTCTGCTGGTGATGCTGGCCCTGGGCATCAGCCACTCACCCAAGCTGTTGCTGGCCATCCCGGTGCTGATGTGCGCCGGCATCACGTTTTCGTGCATCGCCCTGGTGTTCAACGCGGTGGCGAAAGGCTACGATTTTTTCACCTACTACTTCACCCTGTTCCTGACCCCGATGATGTTCCTCTCCGGCGTATTCTTCCCGCGAGAGCAATTGCCCGAGGTGGTGCGAAGGGTGTCCGACTGGCTGCCATTGACCAGCGCCGTGGAGCTGGTGAGGCCGCTGTTCATGGACCAATGGCCTGAGCAGGCCGGGTTGCACATGCTGGTGCTGGTGGTCTACGCTGTGGGCGGTTTCTGGATCGCGCTGGCGTTGACCCGAAAACGCTTCGCGGGATAA